A region of Streptomyces sp. WMMC500 DNA encodes the following proteins:
- a CDS encoding CBS domain-containing protein codes for MSAPTGSEGTYQVSDVMTHTVVAVGCDAPFKEIVAILQQWKVSALPVLAGDGRVIGVVSEADLLPKEEFRDSDPTRFEQLRRLEDLAKAGAVTARELMSTPAVTVHADATLAEAARIMAVRHVKRLPVADAEGKLAGVVSRADLLKVFLRSDEELAAAVRDEVLAHLFLGYPPQVEALVHEGVVTLTGQLDDRTRVPVLARLVRAVEGVVDVRMDLAAPPPRPQRATRPDGANAR; via the coding sequence ATGTCCGCCCCCACCGGCTCGGAAGGCACGTACCAGGTGAGCGACGTGATGACCCACACGGTCGTCGCCGTCGGATGCGACGCGCCGTTCAAGGAGATCGTCGCCATCCTCCAGCAGTGGAAGGTCAGCGCCCTGCCGGTGCTGGCGGGTGACGGCCGGGTGATCGGCGTGGTCTCCGAGGCGGACCTGCTGCCCAAGGAGGAGTTCCGGGACAGCGACCCCACCCGCTTCGAGCAGTTGCGGCGCCTGGAAGACCTCGCCAAGGCAGGCGCCGTCACGGCCCGGGAGCTGATGAGCACCCCCGCCGTCACGGTGCACGCCGACGCCACCCTTGCCGAAGCCGCCCGCATCATGGCGGTGCGGCACGTCAAGCGGCTGCCCGTGGCGGACGCCGAGGGGAAGCTGGCGGGCGTCGTCAGCCGCGCCGACCTGCTCAAGGTCTTCCTGCGATCGGACGAGGAACTGGCCGCCGCGGTACGCGACGAGGTGCTGGCGCACCTCTTCCTCGGCTATCCCCCGCAGGTCGAGGCCCTGGTGCACGAGGGCGTCGTCACCCTCACCGGGCAGCTGGACGACCGCACCCGCGTCCCGGTGCTGGCCCGGCTCGTACGGGCGGTGGAGGGCGTCGTCGACGTCCGAATGGACCTCGCCGCCCCGCCGCCGCGGCCGCAGCGCGCGACGCGACCGGACGGCGCGAACGCCCGGTGA
- the gap gene encoding type I glyceraldehyde-3-phosphate dehydrogenase, whose translation MTVRVGINGFGRIGRNYLRSALGRDGRDTTAVEVVAVNDITSTATLAHLLQYDSTYGRLTADITADDTSITLDGRRIAVTAERDPAALDWSAHGVDVVIESTGRFRARDDAALHLKSGARKVLVSAPGKNADATVVMGVNESDYDPGRHHVVSGASCTTNCVAPMAHVLHQRFGVVKGLMTTIHGYTNDQALLDGPHKDLRRARSAAVNIIPTSTGAARATGLVIPALDGALDGIAVRVPVEDGSLTDLTVILDRPAGAEEINDAFADAADGPLRGVLRHSTAPIVSRDVIGDPASCVFDAALTRASGELVKVFGWYDNEWGYSNRLLDLTEYVAARL comes from the coding sequence ATGACCGTACGCGTCGGCATCAACGGCTTCGGCCGCATCGGCCGCAACTACCTGCGCAGCGCCCTCGGCCGGGACGGCCGCGACACCACCGCGGTGGAGGTCGTGGCGGTCAACGACATCACCTCCACCGCGACCCTGGCGCACCTGCTGCAGTACGACTCCACCTACGGCCGGCTCACCGCGGACATCACCGCGGACGACACCTCGATCACCCTCGACGGCCGACGTATCGCCGTCACCGCCGAGCGCGACCCGGCCGCCCTCGACTGGTCGGCCCACGGCGTCGACGTCGTCATCGAGTCCACCGGCCGCTTCCGCGCCCGCGACGACGCCGCGCTGCACCTGAAGTCCGGCGCCCGCAAGGTGCTGGTCTCCGCCCCGGGCAAGAACGCGGACGCCACCGTCGTGATGGGCGTCAACGAGTCCGACTACGACCCGGGCCGGCACCACGTCGTCTCCGGCGCCTCCTGCACGACCAACTGCGTGGCACCCATGGCGCACGTCCTGCACCAGCGCTTCGGCGTCGTCAAAGGCCTGATGACCACCATCCACGGCTACACCAACGACCAGGCCCTGCTGGACGGCCCGCACAAGGACCTGCGCCGCGCCCGCTCCGCCGCGGTCAATATCATCCCCACCTCCACCGGCGCTGCACGGGCGACCGGCCTGGTGATACCCGCGCTGGACGGCGCCCTTGACGGCATCGCCGTGCGCGTGCCCGTCGAGGACGGCTCCCTCACGGACCTCACCGTGATCCTGGACCGCCCCGCCGGCGCCGAGGAGATCAACGACGCCTTCGCCGACGCGGCCGACGGCCCGCTGCGCGGCGTCCTGCGCCACTCGACCGCGCCGATCGTCTCCCGCGACGTCATCGGCGACCCGGCGTCCTGCGTCTTCGACGCCGCCCTGACCCGGGCGAGCGGCGAACTGGTCAAGGTCTTCGGCTGGTACGACAACGAGTGGGGCTACAGCAACCGGCTGCTCGACCTCACCGAGTACGTCGCCGCACGGTTGTAA
- a CDS encoding cyclic nucleotide-binding domain-containing protein: MINTSTSLLGALQPETRERLLANAVEVSFAAGQRIFNEGQRADRFWVLRTGSVTLDLHVPGRQAATVETLGSGDLLGWSWLFRPHQWHLGAQALSPVRALEFDATVVRELCERDPATGWAVTHRVAEIIGHRLQAARTRLLDLYGPYGSGPMP, encoded by the coding sequence ATGATCAACACAAGTACCAGCCTGCTCGGTGCCCTGCAGCCCGAGACCCGGGAACGACTGCTGGCGAACGCTGTGGAGGTGTCCTTCGCGGCGGGGCAGCGGATCTTCAACGAAGGGCAGCGCGCCGACCGCTTCTGGGTACTGCGCACCGGCTCGGTCACCCTCGACCTGCACGTCCCCGGGCGGCAGGCCGCCACCGTCGAGACCCTCGGCTCCGGCGACCTGCTGGGCTGGTCCTGGCTGTTCCGGCCGCACCAGTGGCACCTGGGAGCGCAGGCCCTGAGCCCGGTGCGCGCCCTGGAGTTCGACGCCACCGTGGTCCGGGAGCTGTGCGAGCGTGACCCGGCGACCGGCTGGGCGGTCACCCACCGCGTCGCCGAGATCATCGGCCACCGGCTGCAGGCCGCCCGTACCCGACTGCTCGACCTGTACGGGCCCTACGGCAGCGGACCGATGCCGTGA
- a CDS encoding phosphoketolase family protein translates to MQEVTTPEPAAPGDDELAALDAHWRAANYLSAGQIYLMDNPLLAEPLRPEHVKPRLLGHWGTCPGLNLVHTHLNRVVKARGQDALCVWGPGHGGPAVLANSWLEGSYSETYPDVGRDTAGMARLFRQFSFPGGVPSHVAPETPGSIHEGGELGYALSHAYGAALDNPDLLVACVVGDGEAETGPLAASWHSNKFLDPVHDGAVLPILHLNGYKIANPAVLARLPETELDELLRGYGHAPIHVTGDDPMTVHRAVARAMDTALDRIALIQRTAREDGVTERPRWPVIVLRTPKGWTGPAEVDGLPVEGTWRAHQVPLAAVRDHPEHLRQLEAWLRSYRPQELFDRDGRPTAEVLACVPDGDQRLGATPYANGGLLLRELPLPPLEGHAVKVVEPGGSTHEPTRVLGDFLAEVMQATAGRRDFRLVGPDETASNRLDAAYTATGKAWQAGVTDTDEHLDRHGRVMEILSEHTCQGWLEGYLLTGRHGMFSCYEAFVHIVDSMVNQHIKWLRTTRRLPWRRPIASLNYLLTSHVWRQDHNGFSHQDPGFVDHVMNKAPEAVRVYLPPDANTLLSVADHALRSRDYVNVIVAGKQPSFDWLSMEQARVHCARGAGIWEWAGTERGVRSPDVVLACAGDVPTLEILAAAQLIRRHLPYLAVRVVNVVDLARLLPHDEHPHGMTDAEFDALFTRESPVIFAYHGYPWLIHRLAYRRAVHPHLHVRGYKEIGTTTTPFDMVVGNDLDRYRLVMDVIDRVPDLAVRAAPVRQAMEDARARHAVWIRAHGTDMPEVADWTWTP, encoded by the coding sequence ATGCAAGAGGTGACGACGCCCGAGCCGGCCGCCCCCGGCGACGACGAGCTCGCCGCACTGGATGCCCACTGGCGGGCCGCCAACTACCTGTCGGCCGGCCAGATCTACCTGATGGACAATCCGCTGCTGGCCGAACCGTTGCGGCCGGAGCACGTCAAGCCGCGGCTGCTCGGGCACTGGGGCACCTGCCCCGGGCTCAACCTCGTGCACACCCACCTCAACCGCGTGGTCAAAGCCCGCGGCCAGGACGCACTGTGTGTCTGGGGCCCGGGCCACGGCGGCCCGGCGGTGCTGGCGAACTCCTGGCTGGAGGGCTCGTACTCCGAGACGTACCCGGACGTCGGCCGGGACACGGCCGGCATGGCGCGGCTGTTCCGGCAGTTCTCCTTCCCCGGCGGGGTGCCCAGCCACGTCGCGCCGGAGACACCCGGCTCGATCCACGAAGGCGGAGAGCTCGGCTACGCCCTCAGCCACGCCTACGGCGCCGCGCTGGACAACCCCGATCTCCTCGTCGCCTGCGTCGTCGGCGACGGCGAGGCCGAGACGGGGCCGCTGGCCGCCTCCTGGCACTCCAACAAGTTCCTCGACCCGGTCCACGACGGCGCCGTGCTGCCGATCCTGCACCTGAACGGATACAAGATCGCCAATCCCGCGGTCTTGGCCCGCCTGCCCGAGACCGAACTCGACGAGCTGCTGCGCGGCTACGGCCACGCCCCCATCCACGTCACCGGCGACGACCCGATGACCGTCCACCGCGCCGTGGCCCGGGCGATGGACACCGCGCTCGACCGCATCGCCCTGATCCAGCGGACCGCCCGCGAAGACGGCGTCACCGAGCGCCCGCGCTGGCCGGTGATCGTGCTGCGCACACCCAAGGGCTGGACCGGCCCCGCCGAGGTCGACGGCCTGCCGGTCGAGGGCACCTGGCGCGCCCACCAGGTGCCACTGGCCGCGGTCCGCGACCACCCCGAGCACCTGCGGCAACTGGAGGCCTGGCTGCGCTCCTACCGCCCCCAGGAGCTGTTCGACCGCGACGGCCGTCCCACCGCCGAGGTGCTGGCATGCGTGCCGGACGGTGACCAGCGGCTCGGCGCCACCCCGTACGCCAACGGCGGGCTGCTGCTGCGCGAGCTGCCGCTGCCGCCGCTGGAGGGGCACGCGGTGAAGGTCGTCGAGCCGGGCGGGAGCACCCACGAACCCACCCGCGTGCTCGGCGACTTCCTCGCCGAGGTGATGCAGGCGACGGCCGGCCGCCGCGACTTCCGGCTCGTCGGCCCGGACGAGACCGCCTCCAACCGGCTCGACGCCGCCTACACCGCCACCGGCAAAGCCTGGCAGGCCGGCGTGACCGACACCGACGAGCACCTCGACCGGCACGGCCGGGTCATGGAGATCCTCTCCGAGCACACCTGCCAAGGCTGGCTGGAGGGCTACCTGCTCACCGGCAGGCACGGCATGTTCTCCTGCTACGAGGCGTTCGTGCACATCGTCGACTCGATGGTCAACCAGCACATCAAGTGGCTGCGCACCACCCGCCGGCTGCCCTGGCGGCGCCCTATCGCCTCCCTCAACTACCTGCTGACCTCGCACGTCTGGCGGCAGGACCACAACGGCTTCAGCCACCAGGACCCCGGCTTCGTCGACCACGTGATGAACAAGGCGCCCGAGGCCGTGCGCGTCTACCTGCCGCCGGACGCCAACACCCTGCTGTCCGTGGCCGACCACGCGCTGCGCAGCCGGGACTACGTCAACGTGATCGTCGCGGGCAAGCAGCCGAGCTTCGACTGGCTGTCGATGGAGCAGGCCCGCGTGCACTGCGCCCGCGGCGCCGGCATCTGGGAGTGGGCCGGCACCGAACGCGGGGTGCGCAGCCCCGACGTGGTGCTGGCCTGCGCCGGCGACGTGCCCACCCTGGAGATCCTGGCCGCGGCCCAGCTGATCCGCCGCCACCTGCCATACCTGGCCGTACGCGTGGTCAACGTCGTCGACCTGGCCCGGCTGCTGCCGCACGACGAGCATCCGCACGGCATGACCGACGCCGAGTTCGACGCGCTCTTCACCCGCGAGAGCCCGGTGATCTTCGCGTACCACGGCTACCCCTGGCTGATCCACCGGCTCGCCTACCGCCGCGCCGTCCACCCCCACCTGCACGTCCGTGGCTACAAGGAGATCGGCACCACCACGACCCCGTTCGACATGGTCGTCGGCAACGACCTCGACCGCTACCGCCTGGTCATGGACGTCATCGACCGCGTACCGGACCTGGCCGTGCGCGCCGCCCCGGTGCGCCAGGCCATGGAGGACGCCCGCGCCCGCCACGCGGTCTGGATCCGCGCCCACGGCACCGACATGCCGGAGGTCGCCGACTGGACCTGGACCCCCTGA
- a CDS encoding GAF domain-containing sensor histidine kinase, which translates to MELEHAGGGGRAPRLQLDELLDELQLHVDEVRGTRDRLHSLLDAVMNVGRDLDLSHVLRRIVEAAVVLVDAEYGALGALGEAPEDRQLAQFLPVGIDEEKAAAIGAPPCGRGILGVLIRHPEPLRLREISDHPDSHGFPAHHPPMHSFLGVPVRVRDEIFGNLYLTDKRDADEFDAEDEAVLSTLAAAAGVAIENARLYEESRRRQRWMAASAEVTAALLSGAAEDAVLGLIVERAREQLGAELGSVALPVPGSARLRVALAHGPGAEEHEERLLPVDDSLSGLAYTSGEPVLSEDVQSEPRLHGTTLRDAGLGPAVAVPMGTEDGRRGVLLLARAAGAPAFTPEETAPLQGFAGQAALAMELAHRRRDAEQLALSSERERIARDLHDLAIQRLFATGMTLQSTVRLERTAEGEEKLLRAVRELDETIKIIRTTIFGLRAHEAGDHGAAGLRRRLVDTVETAATTLGFSPALRTEGLLDVNVPPDVADHALAVLGEALTNVARHARAHSVDVILAVGGDDLTLTVADDGVGLRPGGHRGGLANIAERAEELGGTLKLTTPTGGGTRLVWHVPLHGADRTGPAGAPPRAGG; encoded by the coding sequence ATGGAGCTGGAACACGCAGGCGGCGGCGGGCGGGCGCCGCGGCTGCAACTGGACGAGCTGCTCGACGAACTCCAGCTGCACGTCGACGAGGTCCGCGGCACCCGCGACCGGCTGCACAGCCTGCTGGACGCGGTGATGAACGTCGGCCGCGACCTGGATCTCAGCCATGTGCTGCGGCGCATCGTGGAGGCGGCGGTCGTGCTCGTCGACGCGGAGTACGGGGCGCTCGGCGCCCTCGGCGAAGCGCCGGAGGACCGGCAGCTCGCGCAGTTCCTGCCGGTGGGTATCGACGAGGAGAAGGCGGCCGCGATCGGCGCACCGCCGTGCGGCCGCGGCATCCTCGGCGTACTCATCCGCCACCCGGAACCGCTGCGGCTGCGGGAGATATCCGACCACCCCGACTCGCACGGCTTCCCCGCCCACCACCCCCCGATGCACTCCTTCCTCGGCGTCCCGGTCCGGGTCCGCGACGAGATCTTCGGCAACCTCTACCTCACCGACAAGCGCGACGCCGACGAGTTCGACGCCGAAGACGAGGCCGTGCTGTCCACGCTCGCCGCGGCCGCCGGCGTGGCCATCGAGAACGCCCGGCTGTACGAGGAGTCGCGCCGCCGGCAGCGGTGGATGGCCGCCTCCGCCGAAGTCACCGCGGCGCTGCTGTCCGGCGCCGCCGAAGACGCCGTGCTCGGACTCATCGTCGAGCGGGCCCGAGAACAACTCGGCGCGGAGCTGGGGTCGGTGGCGCTGCCCGTACCCGGCAGCGCTCGGCTGCGGGTGGCGCTTGCCCACGGCCCGGGCGCCGAGGAGCACGAAGAGCGGCTGCTGCCCGTCGACGACTCGCTGTCCGGCCTCGCCTACACCAGCGGTGAGCCGGTGCTCAGCGAGGACGTGCAGAGCGAGCCCCGCCTGCACGGCACCACGCTGCGCGACGCCGGACTCGGGCCCGCGGTCGCCGTGCCGATGGGCACCGAGGACGGCCGGCGGGGCGTGCTGCTGCTCGCCCGCGCCGCGGGCGCACCGGCGTTCACCCCCGAGGAGACCGCGCCGCTGCAGGGCTTCGCCGGCCAGGCGGCGCTGGCGATGGAACTGGCCCACCGCCGCCGCGACGCCGAGCAGCTGGCACTGTCGTCCGAGCGCGAACGCATCGCGCGCGACCTGCACGACCTGGCCATCCAGCGGCTCTTCGCCACCGGCATGACGCTGCAGAGTACCGTCCGCCTGGAGCGGACCGCGGAGGGCGAGGAGAAGCTGCTGCGCGCCGTGCGCGAACTCGACGAGACCATCAAGATCATCCGCACGACGATCTTCGGGCTGCGCGCCCACGAGGCGGGCGACCACGGCGCCGCCGGCCTGCGCCGCCGCCTCGTCGACACCGTCGAAACCGCCGCGACCACCCTCGGGTTCAGCCCGGCGCTGCGCACCGAAGGACTGCTCGACGTGAACGTGCCCCCCGACGTCGCCGACCACGCCCTGGCGGTCCTGGGCGAAGCGCTGACCAACGTCGCCCGCCACGCGCGCGCCCATTCGGTCGACGTCATCCTCGCCGTCGGCGGCGACGACCTCACCCTGACCGTCGCAGACGACGGCGTCGGCCTGCGCCCCGGCGGCCACCGCGGCGGCCTGGCCAACATCGCCGAGCGAGCCGAGGAACTCGGCGGCACGCTGAAGCTCACCACCCCGACCGGCGGCGGCACGCGCCTGGTCTGGCACGTCCCGCTGCACGGCGCGGACCGGACCGGTCCCGCCGGCGCCCCGCCGCGCGCCGGCGGCTGA
- a CDS encoding universal stress protein: MSDNTPRCPPLHGRVVVGYDGSAHAQRALDHAVDEAVRRDTALQIMCGDPWAPPPPPAVGRTPEDYPSLYRAARGAVDRGVERARGRASGLDIVPSVISEPAAEALLDAGRTAALTVVGTRGHGGFAGLLLGSVSLRVAAHCTGPLLVVRGDADLDTVPRGRVVVGVQSDEDSEAVRFGFEEARRRGAELHVLHTWLYPAVTGVVAMAPPGPSGRQQLDDAARRRAAQAVPGLAVAAYREVYPDVPVVTDDECGSAAAVLAEASRRADVVVLTAHRNTHRIGARLGPVTHALMHHAHCPVVLIPSP, from the coding sequence ATGTCCGACAACACACCCCGGTGTCCACCGCTGCACGGCCGCGTGGTCGTCGGCTACGACGGCTCGGCGCACGCGCAACGCGCGCTGGACCACGCCGTCGACGAAGCCGTGCGCCGGGACACCGCGCTGCAGATCATGTGCGGCGACCCCTGGGCGCCGCCGCCCCCACCGGCCGTCGGCCGGACACCGGAGGACTATCCGTCCCTGTACCGGGCCGCTCGCGGCGCCGTCGACCGCGGCGTTGAGCGCGCCCGCGGCCGCGCTTCCGGCCTGGACATCGTGCCGTCGGTGATCTCCGAGCCCGCAGCCGAGGCGCTGCTGGACGCCGGCCGCACGGCCGCGCTGACCGTCGTCGGCACCCGAGGGCACGGCGGCTTCGCCGGGCTGCTGCTCGGCTCGGTCAGCCTGCGGGTCGCGGCACATTGCACGGGGCCCCTGCTGGTCGTCCGGGGCGATGCGGACCTGGACACCGTGCCGCGCGGCCGGGTCGTCGTGGGCGTGCAGTCGGACGAGGACTCCGAGGCGGTGCGCTTCGGCTTCGAGGAGGCCCGACGCCGCGGCGCCGAGCTGCACGTGCTGCACACCTGGCTGTACCCCGCGGTGACGGGCGTGGTGGCGATGGCGCCGCCCGGTCCGTCCGGTCGGCAGCAGCTGGACGACGCCGCCCGGCGCCGGGCCGCCCAGGCGGTGCCGGGCCTGGCCGTGGCTGCGTACCGCGAGGTGTACCCGGACGTGCCGGTGGTGACCGACGACGAATGCGGCTCCGCCGCCGCGGTGCTGGCCGAGGCGAGCCGGCGGGCCGACGTCGTGGTGCTCACCGCACACCGCAACACGCACCGCATCGGCGCCCGCCTCGGCCCGGTGACGCACGCGCTGATGCATCACGCGCACTGCCCCGTGGTGCTGATCCCCTCGCCGTGA
- a CDS encoding FAD/NAD(P)-binding protein, which translates to MTAPPVPYRVVRRIEESAGTVTLVIEPDGAALPAFRPGQFAVLQGFGAGEGAGEAAVAVSGILEHRSRLTHTVRTGGAVPAVLHAARPGTVLGVRGPYGTDWAPEAADGEDVLVVAGGDGLAPLRPLVRSVLAQADRFNRISLLVGARTPAELLYRHELRCLADASAAHVTVTVDRPATGWRGRVGVVTRQLDHVPFDPSATTAFVCGPEAMALDTARELLHRGVPGERIRVSPERNVRCATGRCGRCRLGPVRLCREGPVVGYDRVAGLLTVKEL; encoded by the coding sequence GTGACCGCGCCCCCTGTGCCGTATCGGGTGGTGCGGCGCATCGAGGAGAGCGCCGGCACGGTCACGCTCGTGATCGAACCGGACGGCGCCGCGCTGCCGGCGTTCCGGCCGGGCCAGTTCGCGGTGCTGCAGGGCTTCGGCGCCGGAGAGGGTGCCGGAGAAGCCGCCGTGGCGGTCAGCGGGATCCTGGAGCACCGGAGCCGGCTGACGCACACCGTACGGACCGGGGGCGCCGTCCCCGCCGTCCTGCACGCCGCGCGGCCGGGCACCGTGCTGGGCGTTCGCGGACCCTACGGCACCGACTGGGCGCCGGAGGCCGCCGACGGCGAAGACGTGCTGGTCGTCGCGGGAGGAGACGGCCTCGCCCCGCTGCGTCCGCTCGTGCGCTCGGTCCTGGCGCAGGCCGACCGGTTCAACCGGATCAGCCTGCTGGTCGGCGCCCGTACCCCGGCCGAGCTGCTGTACCGGCACGAACTGCGGTGCCTGGCCGACGCGTCCGCGGCGCACGTGACCGTCACCGTCGACCGTCCGGCCACCGGCTGGCGCGGTCGGGTGGGCGTGGTGACCCGGCAGCTGGACCATGTTCCCTTCGACCCGTCCGCCACCACGGCGTTCGTCTGCGGCCCCGAGGCGATGGCCCTGGACACCGCTCGCGAGCTGCTGCACCGCGGCGTACCGGGCGAGCGCATCCGAGTGTCGCCGGAGCGGAACGTGCGCTGCGCCACCGGTCGCTGCGGCCGGTGCCGGCTCGGTCCGGTGCGGCTGTGCCGGGAGGGCCCCGTCGTCGGCTACGACCGGGTGGCCGGCCTGCTCACCGTGAAGGAGCTGTGA